From Aspergillus chevalieri M1 DNA, chromosome 4, nearly complete sequence, a single genomic window includes:
- a CDS encoding putative Rho GTPase activator (Bem2) (COG:T;~EggNog:ENOG410QDGC;~InterPro:IPR000198,IPR008936;~PFAM:PF00620;~TransMembrane:1 (o494-513i);~go_process: GO:0007165 - signal transduction [Evidence IEA]) has translation MPSRHSAVPNLDLSSFSLQTNLKISSPLSPGGQSSEGPSPLTPRSPKSSSSSPFFKGTTIRPVTQDSNTKSTSPTIPHSPSSYTAEPPATPGVTAIPQYPPSPKDTPRHNRDQSRSFFANLKAPKSSHRAQRSDSSNTSSDKPKSRGSSTDRKTPISSKQSESSPDLLGAVAQPEENTDNSDDKNSQLGIKKVGSTTEPGVKKNKPRFANLLSRSRSIRLDDSSANRLANRRPSTSFMRLEDTAKREFQEPPRSATFRPERPVKTTGNQMARNYTAQSPVDFGNSAARNKNLGGAMVPSASLSQVSGASAALFNNIKQSSTGAADRIGKAGKGFFGKITRSGSTNERELINDDNYVCSVINMPIIEQARRTRISKRLEDCKDKTEFWMPALPYRCVDYLNFKGCEEEGLYRVPGSGKEVKHWQRRFDTELDIDLFEEPDLYDINTIGSLFKAWLRELPDELFPKETQAMIAEKCEGATTAPQLLKDELSKLPPYNYYLLFAITCHLNLLHSYVDQNKMDYRNLCICFQPCMKIDAYCFHFLVCDWKNCWQGCWTEKEYLQIEKEMDEKEQAAAQAEAESESQHPNERAISSSGSSQPAAEEESQRPPSRPETSRGRKQRPKDINTGASATSSHTRSISQLPELGPPLSPIRI, from the exons ATGCCGTCGCGACACTCGGCCGTTCCTAATTTAGATCTAAGCTCTTTCTCCCTGCAGACGAATTTGAAGATCTCGTCTCCACTGTCACCGGGTGGCCAAAGCTCCGAGGGGCCGAGTCCCCTGACACCCCGTTCCCCTAAATCTTCATCGAGTTCGCCATTCTTCAAGGGGACCACGATCCGTCCTGTCACCCAAGATTCCAATACCAAGTCCACTAGTCCAACGATTCCACACTCCCCTAGTTCCTATACTGCCGAACCACCTGCCACGCCAGGTGTTACGGCCATTCCCCAATACCCACCTTCCCCCAAGGATACTCCGCGCCATAACCGCGACCAGTCCCGGTCGTTTTTTGCCAATCTTAAGGCCCCTAAGTCGTCCCACCGGGCCCAACGGTCTGACAGCTCCAATACCTCGAGTGATAAGCCCAAGAGCCGGGGGAGCTCGACGGATCGCAAGACTCCCATTTCATCCAAACAGTCTGAATCATCTCCTGATCTGTTGGGTGCCGTTGCCCAACCAGAAGAAA ACACGGACAATTCAGACGACAAGAACTCGCAATTGGGTATCAAGAAGGTAGGCTCGACTACCGAACCGGGCGTGAAGAAGAATAAACCCCGTTTTGCGAACCTCCTGTCGCGATCCCGTTCGATCAGACTGGACGACTCGTCCGCCAACCGGCTTGCCAACAGACGCCCTTCCACGAGCTTCATGAGACTCGAAGATACCGCCAAGCGGGAGTTCCAAGAACCCCCGAGATCTGCGACATTTCGGCCCGAGCGCCCGGTCAAAACTACCGGAAATCAGATGGCTCGCAACTATACTGCGCAATCCCCTGTGGATTTTGGCAACAGCGCTGCTCGAAACAAAAACCTCGGTGGTGCAATGGTTCCATCCGCGTCGTTAAGCCAGGTGTCAGGTGCCTCAGCTGCGTTGTTTAACAACATCAAGCAGTCCTCCACTGGTGCTGCGGACCGTATCGGCAAGGCCGGCAAGGGATTCTTCGGCAAGATTACGAGGAGTGGCAGCACCAACGAGCGCGAGTTGATTAACGATGACAATTACGTCTGCTCAGTCATCAATATGCCTATTATTGAACAGGCCCGACGCACCAGAATCTCGAAGCGACTCGAAGATTGCAAAGATAAAACGGAGTTTTGGATGCCCGCTTTGCCATACCGCTGCGTGGA TTACCTTAACTTTAAAGGctgtgaagaagaaggactcTATCGTGTGCCTGGTAGTGGAAAGGAAGTGAAACACTGGCAGAGACGCTTTGATACCG AACTCGACATCGATCTCTTCGAGGAACCCGATCTGTACGATATCAACACTATCGGTTCATTGTTCAAGGCATGGCTTCGCGAATTACCCGACGAGTTATTCCCAAAGGAGACGCAAGCCATGATCGCTGAAAAATGCGAGGGAGCAACGACCGCTCCGCAACTGTTAAAGGACGAACTCTCGAAGCTGCCACCCTACAACTACTACCTTCTCTTCGCCATCACCTGTCAtctcaacctcctccacTCCTACGTTGACCAAAACAAGATGGACTACCGCAATCTTTGCATATGCTTCCAGCCATGCATGAAGATTGATGCCTATTGCTTCCACTTCCTGGTCTGTGACTGGAAGAATTGTTGGCAGGGATGCTGGACGGAGAAAGAATATCTCCAGATTGAAAAAGAGATGGATGAGAAAGAGCAGGCGGCCGCACAGGCCGAAGCTGAATCGGAATCGCAGCATCCGAACGAGAGAGCCATCTCGTCCTCCGGTAGCAGCCAACCAGCCGCAGAAGAGGAATCGCAACGTCCTCCCTCTCGTCCCGAGACATCCAGGGGCCGTAAACAGAGGCCAAAGGATATCAATACCGGTGCTAGTGCCACCAGCAGCCACACCAGGAGTATTTCCCAACTACCCGAGCTTGGGCCACCGCTTTCTCCGATCCGAATTTAA
- the RRS1 gene encoding ribosome biogenesis protein RRS1 (COG:J;~EggNog:ENOG410PNYS;~InterPro:IPR007023;~PFAM:PF04939;~go_component: GO:0005634 - nucleus [Evidence IEA];~go_process: GO:0042254 - ribosome biogenesis [Evidence IEA]): MTEVEMANTPTAGADSKPERLPVTVSKPTPYTFDLGHLLANDPNPLELPRDQPLNTSLKSIARDGVQSLLNQLITTCPITSSPQQGVLLTLPPPATALPRHKPLPTPKPPTKWELFARKKGIGKYSTKPGAALADKERRKKLVYDEEKGEWVPRWGYKGKNKNDDDWLVEVDEKDWKKEEDAAAKGSSVRGMSRAERKDRIRRNERKMRSNEKKARKGGN; this comes from the exons ATGACGGAAGTCGAAATGGCAAACACCCCTACAGCGGGAGCCGACTCGAAGCCTGAGAGACT CCCCGTCACCGTCTCCAAACCAACCCCCTACACATTCGACCTGGGCCACCTGCTTGCCAATGACCCCAACCCCCTCGAACTCCCCCGCGATCAACCCCTCAACACCTCTCTCAAGTCCATCGCCCGCGACGGCGTCCAATCCCTCCTCAACCAACTCATAACCACCTGCCCCATCACCTCCTCGCCGCAACAGGGTGTGCTGCTCACCCTCCCACCGCCCGCCACCGCGCTCCCCCGGCACAAGCCTCTGCCCACGCCCAAGCCCCCGACGAAATGGGAACTCTTCGCGCGCAAGAAGGGCATCGGGAAGTACAGTACGAAGCCCGGCGCTGCGCTTGCGGACAAGGAGCGGCGTAAGAAGCTGGTGTATGACGAGGAGAAGGGCGAGTGGGTACCTAGATGGGGATATAAGGGGAAGAACaagaatgatgatgattggTTGGTGGAGGTTGATGAGAAAGAttggaagaaggaggaggatgcgGCTGCGAAGGGGAGCTCTGTGCGGGGGATGTCGAGGGCTGAGCGGAAGGATAGGATACGGAGGAATGAGAGGAAGATGCGGTCgaatgagaagaaggcgagAAAGGGTGGTAACTGA
- the RSM23 gene encoding mitochondrial 37S ribosomal protein mS29 (BUSCO:EOG092625U6;~COG:J;~EggNog:ENOG410PHXU;~InterPro:IPR019368;~PFAM:PF10236), with the protein MASAFCRGCLSRLPRASFLPPPPTVPRTTTTATAAAATAGFHTSAVHYANPTKKSNSMDSGPKYRQAKSAKMKRKKPVERTRPPPIGERKALRNRIVLGNPNALEPADMQNLSVENMGDPRVRGTVVGLPVSMLEQLRSVHAFKKSQRWGLFRRPATFMRKEALEMGRLFEKISGEEHGKVVKKVITGKVGSGKSVFLTQAMAMGFLKNWVVLTVPETQELVNAHTGYAPLNDTNPGLYVQNQATSQLLQRTFKANEKVLSGLKVSQQHPALKSLVKPGMTLAQLTGLGIKDQAVAWPVFQALWAELTSTSAPRPPILVTVDGLSHWMQNSEYRTADFKPIHAHDLVFVRHFLSLLKPGANGKSTLPNGGLLLYATSGSNSPRIYSFDVALKQLEATTLGVNPKSPEFPQADAYQNPDLRVIEAFAAPQPASDKEGKLELQPLSGLTREDTVGYMEFWAKSGLIRQVMDFQWVSQLWTKSSGGIIGELLRLGSRLRVPQRT; encoded by the exons ATGGCTTCTGCTTTCTGCCGAGGCTGCCTCTCGCGGCTCCCTCGAGCAAGTTTCCTACCTCCGCCGCCTACCGTCCCCcgaaccaccaccaccgcaaccgcagcagcagcaacagccggATTCCACACATCTGCCGTGCACTATGCCAACCCAACAAAAAAGAGCAACAGCATGGACAGCGGGCCCAAATACCGCCAGGCCAAATCCGccaagatgaagaggaagaagccgGTCGAGCGGACCCGTCCCCCGCCCATTGGCGAGCGCAAGGCCCTCCGGAATCGCATCGTGCTGGGCAACCCCAATGCTCTGGAGCCGGCAGATATGCAGAACCTTTCTGTTGAGAATATGGGGGACCCGCGCGTGCGTGGGACGGTCGTTGGCCTGCCTGTGTCGATGCTGGAGCAGTTGCGGTCCGTTCATGCGTTTAAAAAAAGTCAGCGGTGGGGGTTATTCCGTCGTCCAGCGACTTTTATGAGGAAGGAGGCGTTGGAGATGGGACGGTTGTTTGAGAAGATCTCGGGTGAGGAGCATGGTAAGGTTGTTAAGAAGGTTATTACTGGTAAGGTGGGGTCGGGGAAGTCGGTATTTTTGACGCaggctatggctatgggtTTTCTCAAGAATTGGGTTGTTCTCACTGTTCCTGAGA CCCAGGAATTGGTCAACGCGCATACTGGTTACGCGCCACTTAATGACACCAACCCCGGCCTCTACGTCCAGAACCAAGCCACTTCGCAGTTACTGCAGCGCACGTTCAAGGCCAATGAGAAGGTCCTGTCCGGCCtgaaggtttcccagcaaCACCCTGCGCTGAAGTCGCTCGTCAAGCCCGGCATGACTCTGGCACAGCTCACCGGCCTCGGTATCAAGGACCAAGCCGTCGCCTGGCCCGTCTTCCAGGCCTTGTGGGCCGAACTCACCAGCACGAGTGCGCCTCGTCCCCCGATCCTCGTCACCGTGGACGGCCTCTCGCACTGGATGCAGAACTCCGAGTACCGCACCGCCGACTTCAAGCCCATCCACGCCCACGACCTCGTCTTCGTGCGCCACTTCCTCTCGCTGCTCAAACCCGGTGCCAACGGCAAGTCCACCCTCCCCAATGGCGGCCTCCTCCTTTACGCCACCTCTGGCTCCAACAGCCCGCGCATCTACTCCTTCGACGTCGCCCTCAAGCAGCTCGAAGCCACCACCTTGGGCGTCAATCCTAAGAGCCCAGAATTCCCGCAGGCAGATGCTTACCAGAACCCGGACCTGCGCGTCATCGAGGCCTTCGCCGCCCCGCAGCCCGCCTCGGATAAGGAGGGTAAATTGGAACTGCAGCCGCTGTCTGGTCTCACGCGCGAGGACACCGTGGGGTACATGGAGTTCTGGGCGAAGAGCGGTCTTATTCGCCAGGTTATGGATTTCCAGTGGGTGTCGCAGCTGTGGACCAAGTCTTCTGGTGGTATTATTGGGGAGTTGCTCCGTCTTGGGAGCCGACTTAGGGTACCTCAGCGTACTTGA
- a CDS encoding uncharacterized protein (COG:S;~EggNog:ENOG410PX83;~TransMembrane:7 (o6-25i32-51o57-75i96-116o136-158i165-189o209-230i)), protein MADSLSIATCAIYAVLFFPVLYLLVRHARFGLAGWLLLLIFCIIRIVGGALEISHTGTAAGIISSVGLSPLLLATNGILHESRIYHIRTVGWKVPAIFEFLVHGLVAAGVVLTAIGSSKLQSLDGSIDSAEKMVKVGIALLTAAWGILVVLAGLSFAASRTNYDAIVRAGTILLYSACLALIFSGIRVLYTLVVLCTQKGSFILDYDTLALRVVLSFLPEVIAVIIYICAGIMTQSAASKLANYEPEDLSGRRHFTTSRA, encoded by the exons ATGGCTGACTCTCTCTCTATCGCCACGTGTGCCATCTACGCCGTCCTGTTTTTTCCGGTTTTGTATCTGCTTGTCAGACATGCACGCTTTGGCTTGGCTGGATGGCTTTTGTTGTTGATCTTCTGTATCATCCGGATTGTTGGTGGTGCTTTGGAGATAAGCCATACTGGCACTGCTGCCGGCATTATCTCCAGCGTGGGACTTTCGCCTCTGCTGTTGGCAACGAATGGCATCCTGCATGAATC GAGAATATACCACATCCGCACTGTAGGCTGGAAAGTCCCTGCAATCTTCGAATTCCTCGTGCATGGTCTGGTGGCTGCTGGGGTCGTCCTTACGGCCATTGGGTCCTCAAAACTCCAGAGCCTTGACGGGTCAATCGACAGTGCTGAGAAGATGGTCAAGGTGGGTATTGCTCTCTTGACTGCTGCATGGGGGATACTGGTTGTGCTGGCTGGACTGTCTTTTGCCGCGTCACGGACAAATTATGATGCCATCGTCCGCGCAGGGACAATT CTGCTCTACTCCGCCTGTCTCGCCCTCATCTTCAGCGGTATCCGCGTCCTCTACACTCTTGTCGTTCTGTGCACACAGAAGGGATCTTTCATCCTGGATTACGATACCCTTGCACTCCGCGTTGTGCTCAGCTTCCTGCCCGAGGTGATCGCGGTGATCATCTACATCTGCGCAGGTATTATGACCCAGTCGGCAGCGAGCAAGCTGGCTAATTATGAGCCGGAAGATTTGTCGGGGCGGAGACATTTTACTACGTCTCGTGCGTGA